In Leptospira mtsangambouensis, the sequence TTGAAAAATATCTATCATTTCTTGAATCAAAATTTGCAGGAGCACTGAACAGGTTAATTTCTCATATAGTAGCCAATTCAGAAATATCATCAAAGCTTGATATAAGTTTGGACGATAAAAAAATTTTTGCTCAATTCCTACTTTGGCAAATTAAACGCACGGTTTCGTTTATGCAATCCATTGAAGATGGCTTAGCGAAGGAATTTGAACTTGATGGCCTTCCTGTACATAGACTACCGGATGGTGGCTTAACTCCTGAATTAAGAAATTATGCTTTATATGTCTTAACCGAAGTAGGTGAAGACCAAAATATGAATTTTCTAAACAAATTACTTGAAAAAAATCTGATAATAACGATTATACCAGAGAGTGTTACGAGTGGGTTCATAACTTCAGATAATCCAGTCCTAATAACTAATGCAAAAGAAAAACCTGGTATTTCATTAGAGCATACAGAAATCAGTTTAACTTTAACACCAAAGATTGGATTATCCTTCTTCAAAACTGGGAAATCAATAGTAAAAAACATTCAAAGAAATAAGCACGAAATACGTAAGACAAACCGATCAATTGCTTTAAACGCACATCAATATGTAATTGGTCCTTCAGAAGCACAGTTAAGAAGAATCTGCAAAAACTTATAACTTACTGACCTTCGTATAACAGCGACTAACCGCTTCGCTTCGGGACTTACGCCCTCGCTCGGTCTACGACACATAGGCTTCTGGCACTCCTCTTGCTTACGCAAGCGTCGTTCCAGTCCCTAACGTCCCGTTCAGGGACTCAGGGTCAGCCTACGTCGGTTAGTCTAGTTCGTTATACGCCATATGTTAAAAAACAAACTATGAAAAGAATTTACCTAATAATAATTATAATATCTACCTTAACATCATCAATTTTTGCAAATGATGAAAACAAATCCATTGAAGAGCTCAAACAGGAAGAGAAAAGACTAGAAGATAATATAAAAAAAGACAAAGAAAATTACAATAAAACAAGAAAAGAAAGATTAATGAAGGAATTCAATTCGGAATTTCAAGAATCTATTTCCTTATTTCTTTCACCAAATTTTACACAGGGGTATAATGGACCAAACTTCCGAGAAATGCCATACGTCCTCTATTATCCTAGACTAAATAATTGGGAAAGTCCTAGTCGCAATAAAACTTTATTTTTGTCTTATTACAATTTACCAGAAAACATAGGATTTGAATTTTATTCTATATCTATAGCTTCTAAACCTAATATAATTGCATTCAATCCTACGGACAATCATATCACTCAGATAGTAGATGCAAAACAAAAGAATGAATTAACCCTTTTAATTTTTAAAATGTTTGATGTTACAAAAGACTTTAAAATAGGTTTTTTGGCTGGATTTACCAACCAAAATGAATTATATACTAGAAGCGATTTAGGTCTTTCTTCACTTTCCTATTTCAGACAAACACAAAAATTCTCAGGCTGGGGCCCAGAATTAGGCTTACGATTACAATATACTCTCTTCGGTACTATAAAAATATTAAACAATCTATCTTATAACATTACTGACAATAATTATAGCTATTCTACTCTATTTTATAAAGACAATTTCCAATTCTATATTGAAGCATATGATACAAATAGCATCCCTGGAGTAAGAGTAGTAACAAATAATAAAAGTCTTGCAAATGGTTCTATTGAAACTTCAAGTATTAGAAACTTTTTCTCTATCGAGTTTCCTATTTACGAAAACATAGGATTAAATTTTGGACTTATGACTGTTTTCAGAAAAATCAAATTCCCGAATTTTAATCCAGACACTATTGGATTTGCAAGAGATGGAATTAGATTTGAAACACAAAATGGATCTGAGCAATATTTGCTATCATCCATTTTCTATGAAAATGCAAAAAATCAAAATACATATTATTCAAATTTAAATATCGGAATAACTTTGTATCACTAACATACGGCGTATAACAACGGGGAAACGCTGCGCTTCGGCACTTCGGCCTCGCTTGGGCTACTATATATGGTACGTATTTATCTTAACCTTTGCGTTACATTTCAAAAGGAACCTAGGCGCTGGGTGATTCAGGATACATTCTGTGGTCGGCATAATATTGCTCGA encodes:
- a CDS encoding DUF4238 domain-containing protein; protein product: MGQNQHTVPQVYLSNFTDQNSQYPTKPLRIFDKNSQSYFARGTSKFLASNHFYSYTINSEAKDNSIEKYLSFLESKFAGALNRLISHIVANSEISSKLDISLDDKKIFAQFLLWQIKRTVSFMQSIEDGLAKEFELDGLPVHRLPDGGLTPELRNYALYVLTEVGEDQNMNFLNKLLEKNLIITIIPESVTSGFITSDNPVLITNAKEKPGISLEHTEISLTLTPKIGLSFFKTGKSIVKNIQRNKHEIRKTNRSIALNAHQYVIGPSEAQLRRICKNL